In Dromiciops gliroides isolate mDroGli1 chromosome 4, mDroGli1.pri, whole genome shotgun sequence, one DNA window encodes the following:
- the PM20D2 gene encoding peptidase M20 domain-containing protein 2 has protein sequence MRPGEELPGEGGSAVPELELLKCRAAECIDEAAERLGALSREIWSEPELAYQEYRAHDALTRFFEQEPPAASWAVQPHYKLDTAFRVEWESLAPGSGCPAPAPLQLCFLCEYDALPGIGHACGHNLIAEVGAAAALGLKGALESHPSCPPVKITVLGTPAEEEGGGKIDLLEAGAFKNLDVVFMAHPSQENAAYLPDVAEHDVTVKYYGKASHAAAYPWEGVNALDAAVLAYNNLSVLRQQMKPTWRVHGIIKHGGVKPNIIPSYSELLYYLRTPSMKELPILTKKAEDCFRAAALATGCTVELKGGVHDYYNVLPNKSLWKAYVENGKKLGIEFISQDCIPSESSGSTDFGNVTFVVPGIHPYFYIGSDALNHTEQYTTAAGSQEAQFYTLRTAKALAMTALDVVFKPDLLERVREDFRLSLQEEEFLNTTEQNQDLSTICESR, from the exons ATGAGACCGGGCGAGGAGCTGCCTGGAGAGGGCGGCAGCGCCGTCCCGGAGCTGGAGTTGCTGAAGTGCCGCGCTGCTGAATGCATCGACGAGGCCGCTGAGCGGTTAGGGGCCCTGAGCCGAGAGATCTGGAGCGAGCCCGAGCTTGCCTACCAGGAGTACCGGGCCCACGACGCCCTGACCCGCTTCTTCGAACAGGAGCCGCCGGCCGCCTCCTGGGCGGTGCAGCCGCACTATAAGCTGGACACGGCCTTCAGGGTGGAATGGGAGTCTTTGGCTCCGGGGTCCGGGTGTCCCGCTCCTGCTCCGCTGCAGCTGTGCTTCCTCTGCGAGTATGACGCGCTGCCGGGCATCGGGCACGCCTGCGGCCACAACCTGATTGCCGAGGTGGGCGCAGCAGCCGCCCTGGGTCTGAAGGGGGCGCTCGAGAGCCATCCGAGCTGTCCACCGGTGAAG ATCACTGTCCTGGGCACTCCTGCAGAAGAGGAAGGAGGTGGCAAAATTGACTTACTTGAAGCTGgagcttttaaaaatcttgatgTTGTTTTTATGGCTCATCCATCACAAGAAAATGCTGCTTATCTTCCTGATGTGGCTGAGCATGA TGTGACTGTGAAATACTATGGAAAAGCTTCTCATGCTGCTGCTTATCCTTGGGAAGGTGTGAATGCATTAGATGCTGCTGTTCTTGCATATAACAATCTGTCAGTTTTAAGACAGCAAATGAAACCCACCTGGAGAGTTCATG GTATAATTAAACATGGTGGTGTGAAACCTAATATCATTCCCTCATACTCTGAATTACTCTATTATTTGCGTACACCCTCAATGAAAGAGCTTCCGATTTTGACAAAAAAAGCAGAAGATTGCTTTAGAGCTGCTGCTTTGGCTACAGGATGCACA GTGGAATTAAAAGGTGGAGTACATGACTACTATAATGTTCTTCCTAATAAGAGTCTCTGGAAAGCTTAcgtggaaaatggaaaaaagctgGGAATAGAATTTATTTCGCAAGATTGTATACCAAGTGAATCATCAG GTTCCACTGACTTTGGAAATGTTACTTTTGTGGTTCCTGGAATTCACCCCTATTTTTACATTGGTTCCGATGCGTTGAATCATACTGAGCAATACACTACAGCTGCAG GATCCCAAGAAGCCCAATTCTACACTTTGCGTACTGCTAAGGCTCTGGCCATGACAGCACTAGATGTGGTTTTCAAACCAGATTTGCTGGAAAGAGTCAGAGAGGACTTTAGACTTAGTCTTCAAGAAGAGGAGTTTTTGAATACTACAGAACAAAACCAAGACCTCAGCACAATTTGTGAATCACGTTAA